The genomic segment CCCTCAAGCCTACTGGCGGCCTCGTCATTCTCAAGGGCAACCTTGCTCCAGAGGGCAGCGTGATCAAGATCGCGGCTGCCGATCGCAACTACCAGCGTGGCCCGGCTCGTGTCTTTGAGCGCGAGGAAGATGCCATGCACGCAGTCACCGAGGGCGAGATCAAGCCCGGCGACATCATCGTCATCCGCTACGAGGGGCCGCGAGGTGGTCCGGGCATGCGCGAGATGCTGGGCGTGACCGGCGCGCTGGTCGGTGCCGGTCTCGGCGACTCGGTTGGGTTGCTGACGGACGGACGCTTCTCAGGTGGCACGCGCGGATTCTGCATCGGCCACGTCGCCCCGGAGGCTGCGGTTGGCGGACCGATTGCAGCAGTCCGCGATGGCGACATTGTTGTGATCGACATTGCCAACACCTCGCTGTCGGTCGAGCTCACCGACGAGGAAATCGCCGAACGGATGAGCGACTGGACGCGCCCGAAGCCATCCTACGAAAGCGGTGTCTTCGCCAAGTATGCCGCGCTGGTCTCCAGCGCCGCCGAAGGCGCGGTGACGCGGCCGACCTGGTAGCGACTTCAATGCACGCGATCCGGTCTGGTTGGCCTGGCCGGATCGCAACTACGCGGGGATCTGACTGGGGGCGGGCATTTCATCACAGGGTGTGACGGCAGACGTAGACGATACAGCTGGCGAGGCGACCGAGGCTCAGGTCGATGGCTATGACGCTCGGGGCGTCGGTGTCTGCTCGTTCGCCCACTTCTCGCACGACATGTACACGTCGTTTATTGGACCGCTCATCCCGGCGATCCGTGACCAGCTCGGCATCCCGCTCTTCCTCGTCAGCCTGATGATTCCTGCGCAGCAGATGCCGAGCGTCTTCCAGCCGTTGATTGGCTACGTCGCCGATCGCACCAGTCGACGCTGGTTCGTCGTTCTCGCGCCGGCCATCGCGGCGATAGCCATCTCGTCACTGGGCCTGGCTCCCAACATCGCCACCGTGTTGCTGTTGCTGCTGATCTCGGGACTCGCGTCGGCCATGTTCCATGCCCCGGCTGTCTCGTTGGTTGGCGAGTATGGCGGACAGCGCATGGGCAAGGCCATGTCGATCTTTATGTCAGGTGGGGAACTCTCGCGCACCATCGGTCCGCTGATCATCACCGGCGCGATCGCGCTGTTCACGTTGCGCGGCTCGTTCGTCGTGGCGATCTTCGGGATCGTCGCCTCGATCCTCCTCTACTTCACGCTCGACACGACCGGTGCTGAGGCATCTCAACGCGATCTGGAGCAGCCGGGCTTTGGGGCGTTGTTTCGCACGAGACGACGTGCGGTCTCAGCGATCCTCGCATTTTCAATTCTCATCGGCATAGTAACGACACCGTTCAACTATTTCCTGGTTGAGTTTCTGATTCAGCGCGGGCATGGCGAGTGGTACGGCGGATTCGCACTCTCGACGCTCTTTGCTGCTGGCATTGTCGGTGCGCTGGTATTCGGAAGTCTGTCTGACCGAATTGGTCGGCGACCGATCCTGCTCTTGCTGGTTGCCACGACCCCACTGTTGATGTCACTGTATCTCTGGCTGGAGAACGGTAGTTGGTTGGTGCTGCTAGTTCTTGCCCTTGCTGGTGCAGCCATGATGGCGCCGAGGACGATTATCCTGGCGATGGCAGCTGAAGTTGTGCCCGAAGCGCGCGGGCCGATGGCCGGCATGCTGTTGGCGCTCGGCTTCGTGGCGCAGAGCATCGCGGCGCTGAGCTTTGGCGCGCTATCCGATGCGGTCGGGATCAGCACCGCCTACTGGGTCGTGCCGTTCGCGACGTTCCTCTGCCTTCCGTGCGTCGCGCTGATGCCTCGAAACTAGCAGGGCAATGCAACCCGTCGAGCTGATCGAACTGAAGATGACGCTCGAATTCGGCATCGCCCCGGTTGGCGACATCCTGCCGATCGCTACGAACGAGCAGGATGACCAGCCGCGTGTTCTGGTGAGTCACGTCGCAAATCATTTCCGAATGTATCTGCGCGAAGACGTCCCTCAGATGGCTCACGAACAGATCCGTTCGCTCGGCGCTGCTCGCTGCTACGACGACGAAGAAGTGGTCCGCGCCATCCTCGCCCACCAGATGCCGATTCAGCATGTTCGACGTATCTGCTGGTATGTTGCGGCACGCCGCCCTTCGCCGGCAGAGTATGTGGACGTTCGCCGCGTCGACGACCGATACGTCATCATCTGCGATGGCCGCGAAGTCGCCTGGGCCGAGACAGACTGGGAGAACGGAGAGGCTGCCGAAGTCTCGATCGAGACGCATCCGGACTACCGCCGCCGCGGCTTCGCCCGTCAAGTGACCGCGGCGTGGATCGCCGCAGCCCTCGATGCCAGCAAGGTCGGTTTCTACAGCCACCGCCTCACCAATGACGCATCACGCGCGGTCGCGAGCAGCCTCGGCCTCGTACACCTTTCGGACGAGGTTGAGTACATCTGACACGATCAGCCCAGCGCCGGACGATGCTGCCGCCACGGGAATGCTTCCTCCCAGGCGGCTGAGGCGCGCAGAACCGTCGCATCGTCGTGCCAGCGACCAACGAACTGCAGCGCAACTGGCAATCCGTTCGCGGCGAACCCGCAGGGAATCGTCGCAGCCGGCTGACCGGTGACATTGAACGGGTAGGTGAACGCGGTCCAGCCCAGGTAGGTCGTTGGAACACCGTTGATCTGGCCGGGATGATCGTCGCCCGCGGGGAACGCGGTGACCGGCAATTGCGGCGTGACCAGCAGGTCGTAGCGCTCCATGAATTTGCGCATGGCATCTGCCCACGCACCACGCTCGGCCAGGGCTGCATAATGCTCAATCGCGCTCATCGCCAGCCCGCGTTCGATGATCGGAATTCGACCCGGATCGATCTGGTCGCGGACTTGATCAAAGTTGTCGCGATGAGCGCCGGCCTGCGCGACCGACCAGAGCGTGTCGACGATTGGCCACGGATCGGGCAGACCGATTTCGACCTCTTCAATGTCGCAGCCGAGGTCGGCGAGCTTCGCAGCGGCCTGCGCTGTGATTGCAGCAACCTCAGGATCAACGTTGGCGAATCCCAGGTCTGGCGACCAGCCAACGCGCAGCCCCTTGATGTCGCCCTCACAGGCTGCCAGGTAGTCTTCGTCGAGCGGCCATGTTCCCGCGTCGCGGGGATCTGCCCCGGCGGTGACGTTCATGAGCAGCGCAGCATCGCGCACAGTCCGCGTGATCGGGCCGATATGGGCCAGCTTCTCGACCGAGCTCGGAGGGTAGTACGCCACTCGTGCAAGCGACGGCTTCAGCCCATAGACGCCGCAGAATCCGGCCGGGATTCGGATCGAGCCTGCCCCGTCGGTACCGGATGCCAGCGGCCCCAGCCCTGCTCCCACCGCAGTTGCTGCCCCACCGCTCGAACCACCGGGAGTGTGTCCGTGCTTCCATGGATTGTGCGTTGGGCCGAACACGCGATTGCCCGAGTCGCCCTTCCAGCCCAGCTCAGGCGTGTTGGTCTTACCGAGCATGACCGCACCGGCGGCATAGACACGTTCGACGAACGGCGCGTCTTCGTCGGGTACTTCGTCGGCGTACAACAGCGACCCGCGTGTCGTGCGAATGCCTTTGGTGTAGGTGATGTCCTTGATCGAAATCGGCACGCCAGTCAGCGCGCCGGTCGCATCGCCCTGCATGTAGGTGCGCTCAGCCGCTTGCGCGTCGGCACGGGCGCGATCCGCCGTAACGGTAACGAACGCATTCAGTGTCGGGTTCACGCGCTCCATCCGCTCGAGGACCGCCTCTGTGACCTCGACAGGTGAGAGTGTTTTCTGTTTGTAGGCGTCCATCAACTCGGTCGCCGACATGTAGCAAAGATCGGTTGCGTCCACCCCGTCCTCCTGTCGCATCGCCGTTTTGGGTACCGTAACACGATTCCGCGCGTGCGAATCCAAATGAGCCGTCAGCGCTACATTGCCAGTCTGTGTGGCGCGGCAGCCACCGCAGACGCCCATTGTCTTGAGCGCACACACCAAATCTCTCCTCTGTGCTGGGCCGCATCGAACGGGAGGGAGATCTTTCGCTGCGGCTCAAGATGACAGGACAAAAGGTAGCTGCCGCGCGCGGCACCGCATGCTGGACAGAGGAGTGAGCGGTCCATCAGTTTCAGCATGTCGAGGCGCCCGATCCGACAGCCATCCTCGTAGCCTGTCATCTTGAGCCGCAGCGAAGATCTCACCGTTCGATACATCCCAACGCAAACGAGCCTTCGTCCGTGCACACTCGACATGACAGGAGTCACGTGTGATTGCCGAGCCAGCATATCTGGCCATTAAAGGCCGATGACGTCGCCATCCTGCGCGATCTCAAAGCCACGTTCGCGGACCGTCGCGGCTTCTGCGCTGGCTGGATCGACGAGCGGGTTCGAGTGATTGAGGTGCGTGAATACGATACGTGTGCGTCCGGATCTTGCCAGTTCTTCGAAACGATCCAGCGATTCTGTCACGGGCGGATGTGGCACCCCCGGTCGCGTGAACGGCTCCCAGAATGTGCCGTCGATGAGCGCTACATCTACCGATCCGAGCGTTTCGGTTGGGTCGAAGTCCCAGTCGTCCCAGCGGTCGATGTCCGGCAAATAGAGGACGCTGCGCGTCGGGCCGTCGATCCGGTAGGCGACCGTGTCGGTTCGCCACTCGGACCGGTGCGGGACGGGGATTGGAACGACGCTGAGGCCCGACGTGAGATTGTGCGCTTCGCCGACAGGCAGTGGCGAGAGCGAGATGAAGCCATCCTCCACCATCTGCCGCCACGGCTCGTTGGCTGCGAGGAGCTGAATCGTCAGCGGAGGGCCATACACGCGCACGAGGTTCGCCGCCATGACAGATTTGTCCAGCTGCCAGAGGCCGACGTAGTGGCCGGTGTGGGCGTGCGTCAGCAGAATTGTCGGGGGTGGCTGGTAGCGTGCGCCGGGCGTGCTATCCGGCGATGCTGACTGCAGCAGGTGCATCTGTTCACCGACGGCGCTCGTGGCGTCGATCAGGATGGTCTCGCCGCCGGCACGAATGCCGAGTGATGCCGGAGTGCGGCGGAAGCCCGGTTCGACTCGTGCGCGTTCGCACTGCGCGCATCGACAGCCTGCGTGGGGCAGCCCGCCATCCTGGGCGGTGCCCAGCACGACAATCTCGCTCAATCTGCGCTCCGTTCGCCCAACTCAAAAGCCCGGTTCCGACGACAGCAATCGTTCCGCCAGATACGTTAGCGCCAGCCCGGCCGGGGCATCAACCCGTAGATCGGCAATGTCGTCCAGGCCGGTTTGACCCTTGTTGAGGATCGCGAGGTAGGCCCCGGACTCCTTGGCGATGGCCGGGACGCGCGCGGCGGGATTCACCAGCAGCGTCGATCCGACGACGAGCATCACGCCTGCCTGCTGCGCGACCGTGAATCCGACGCGCAGCGCATCTTGCGGCACCGGCTCGCCGAACGCGATCGTTCCGGACTTCAGGATGCCGCCGCAATTCGGGCATGGCGGCGGGTCCTGCTGGTCGCCATAGGCATCCAGGATTTCGCGCGCCAGATAGCGTTCGCCGCACTTCGTGCAGCGCACCATCCGGCTGCTGCCGTGCAGCTCGATCACTCGCGCCGGATCGGAGCCGGCCTCCTGCTGGAGTCCGTCAATATTTTGAGTGACGATCGCCAGCATGACGAACGCGCGCTCGATCTGTGTCAGTGCGCGGTGGCCGGCGTTTGGCTGGCGCGCTTCGACCTCGGCCAGCCGTTCCGGCAGGCGCTTCCACCACTCACGACGCGCGTCCGGACTATTCATGAAGTCGTCGTAGGTGAACGGCTTGGCATTGCCGGTGGTCCATAGACCCTGCGGTCCACGGTAGTCTGGGATGCCCGACTCTGTCGAGATGCCAGCGCCCGTGAATGCGACGAGCGGCGCGTGGAAGCGAACGATTTCGGCGAGCTCGCCGAGGCGGTGCGTCTGGTCTGGCGTCAGTTCGGTAGAGATCAACGGTGCGGCCCTCTTCGGTGCGATGCATTGCGATACTTCGAGCCTACGCCATGCGTCAATCGGTGGACAGTGGCTCGATTGCTGGCGGGTTGGCTGTTCCAGTCGCTGG from the Thermomicrobiales bacterium genome contains:
- a CDS encoding MFS transporter — encoded protein: MTADVDDTAGEATEAQVDGYDARGVGVCSFAHFSHDMYTSFIGPLIPAIRDQLGIPLFLVSLMIPAQQMPSVFQPLIGYVADRTSRRWFVVLAPAIAAIAISSLGLAPNIATVLLLLLISGLASAMFHAPAVSLVGEYGGQRMGKAMSIFMSGGELSRTIGPLIITGAIALFTLRGSFVVAIFGIVASILLYFTLDTTGAEASQRDLEQPGFGALFRTRRRAVSAILAFSILIGIVTTPFNYFLVEFLIQRGHGEWYGGFALSTLFAAGIVGALVFGSLSDRIGRRPILLLLVATTPLLMSLYLWLENGSWLVLLVLALAGAAMMAPRTIILAMAAEVVPEARGPMAGMLLALGFVAQSIAALSFGALSDAVGISTAYWVVPFATFLCLPCVALMPRN
- a CDS encoding GNAT family N-acetyltransferase; amino-acid sequence: MQPVELIELKMTLEFGIAPVGDILPIATNEQDDQPRVLVSHVANHFRMYLREDVPQMAHEQIRSLGAARCYDDEEVVRAILAHQMPIQHVRRICWYVAARRPSPAEYVDVRRVDDRYVIICDGREVAWAETDWENGEAAEVSIETHPDYRRRGFARQVTAAWIAAALDASKVGFYSHRLTNDASRAVASSLGLVHLSDEVEYI
- a CDS encoding amidase; the encoded protein is MDATDLCYMSATELMDAYKQKTLSPVEVTEAVLERMERVNPTLNAFVTVTADRARADAQAAERTYMQGDATGALTGVPISIKDITYTKGIRTTRGSLLYADEVPDEDAPFVERVYAAGAVMLGKTNTPELGWKGDSGNRVFGPTHNPWKHGHTPGGSSGGAATAVGAGLGPLASGTDGAGSIRIPAGFCGVYGLKPSLARVAYYPPSSVEKLAHIGPITRTVRDAALLMNVTAGADPRDAGTWPLDEDYLAACEGDIKGLRVGWSPDLGFANVDPEVAAITAQAAAKLADLGCDIEEVEIGLPDPWPIVDTLWSVAQAGAHRDNFDQVRDQIDPGRIPIIERGLAMSAIEHYAALAERGAWADAMRKFMERYDLLVTPQLPVTAFPAGDDHPGQINGVPTTYLGWTAFTYPFNVTGQPAATIPCGFAANGLPVALQFVGRWHDDATVLRASAAWEEAFPWRQHRPALG
- a CDS encoding MBL fold metallo-hydrolase encodes the protein MSEIVVLGTAQDGGLPHAGCRCAQCERARVEPGFRRTPASLGIRAGGETILIDATSAVGEQMHLLQSASPDSTPGARYQPPPTILLTHAHTGHYVGLWQLDKSVMAANLVRVYGPPLTIQLLAANEPWRQMVEDGFISLSPLPVGEAHNLTSGLSVVPIPVPHRSEWRTDTVAYRIDGPTRSVLYLPDIDRWDDWDFDPTETLGSVDVALIDGTFWEPFTRPGVPHPPVTESLDRFEELARSGRTRIVFTHLNHSNPLVDPASAEAATVRERGFEIAQDGDVIGL
- a CDS encoding Sir2 family NAD-dependent protein deacetylase: MISTELTPDQTHRLGELAEIVRFHAPLVAFTGAGISTESGIPDYRGPQGLWTTGNAKPFTYDDFMNSPDARREWWKRLPERLAEVEARQPNAGHRALTQIERAFVMLAIVTQNIDGLQQEAGSDPARVIELHGSSRMVRCTKCGERYLAREILDAYGDQQDPPPCPNCGGILKSGTIAFGEPVPQDALRVGFTVAQQAGVMLVVGSTLLVNPAARVPAIAKESGAYLAILNKGQTGLDDIADLRVDAPAGLALTYLAERLLSSEPGF